One window of the Dreissena polymorpha isolate Duluth1 chromosome 5, UMN_Dpol_1.0, whole genome shotgun sequence genome contains the following:
- the LOC127881267 gene encoding LOW QUALITY PROTEIN: beta-1,3-galactosyl-O-glycosyl-glycoprotein beta-1,6-N-acetylglucosaminyltransferase-like (The sequence of the model RefSeq protein was modified relative to this genomic sequence to represent the inferred CDS: inserted 1 base in 1 codon), which produces MLRGYITDTLSELEREFPVAFSILMYKDIEMFERLLRAIYRPQNFYCIHVDDKTSDEIFKAVVSITGCFGNVFIASQRIRVKWGKLSVLTPELVCMEDLHRRSRKWKYFINLTGQEFPLKSNFELVKILTAFNGSNDVEHDTRNFSARWKEAGPPPFKIKPVKGAVHAVLSRAFVEFALHSEKAVEFYNWTAKTKIPDETXFATLNHNPSLGAPGAYTGNKTRDIAAKPYIARFKNRGRIPCAGKRVRGVCIIATGDLPLLVRSKSLFVNKLHQDFHPYAYDCLEELMANRTRDFYYGRRSFDSSYYTQLDFVKNKVG; this is translated from the exons ATGCTAAG AGGCTATATAACTGATACACTTTCGGAGCTTGAAAGAGAGTTTCCTGTAGCTTTTAGCATTCTGATGTACAAAGACATTGAAATGTTCGAGCGACTTCTGCGTGCCATTTACAGACCGCAGAATTTCTATTGCATTCACGTGGATGATAAAACCAGTGACGAAATATTTAAAGCAGTCGTTTCCATTACGGGATGCTTTGGCAATGTTTTTATTGCGTCTCAACGGATCAGAGTAAAATGGGGCAAATTGTCCGTTCTAACACCGGAACTAGTTTGCATGGAGGATCTTCATCGACGTAGTCGTAAATGGAAGTACTTTATTAACCTGACAGGTCAGGAGTTTCCCCTGAAGTCGAACTTCGAGTTGGTAAAAATTCTGACAGCCTTCAACGGGTCCAACGACGTAGAACACGACACACG GAATTTCTCTGCCCGATGGAAAGAGGCCGGTCCTCCACCCTTTAAAATCAAACCCGTCAAAGGGGCAGTGCATGCAGTACTCAGTCGGGCATTCGTGGAATTTGCTCTTCACAGCGAGAAGGCCGTTGAATTCTACAACTGGACAGCAAAAACGAAGATTCCAGATGAGA TTTTTGCTACCCTGAATCACAATCCGAGCCTTGGTGCACCCGGGGCTTACACAG gtAATAAGACCCGGGACATAGCAGCAAAGCCTTACATAGCAAGATTCAAAAACAGGGGCCGCATCCCGTGTGCGGGCAAAAGAGTACGCGGCGTCTGCATCATAGCAACGGGTGACCTACCCCTGCTAGTCAGGAGCAAgagtttatttgtaaataaacttcATCAAGATTTTCATCCATATGCTTACGATTGTCTGGAAGAGTTGATGGCAAATCGCACTAGAGATTTTTATTATGGGCGTCGGTCATTTGATTCCAGCTACTACACACAGTTGGACTTTGTGAAAAATAAAGTTGgataa